TTTAGCTTGTTCAAATTATACCATGATTTAAAAAAACATAATTTTGATTATGTTGCTGATTTTCATAACGTTATTAGATCAAAAATTATTACCGCTTTATTTAGATTAAATGGAACCAAAACAGCAACTTTAGACAAAGGACGTGCTGAAAAAAAAGCATTGGTTCATCAAGAAAATCGAGTTTTTAAGCAATTAAAATTAACAACTGAACGTTATGCAGATGTTTTGCGTCAACTCGGTTTTAAACTCAATTTAACACATCACATCAAACCAAAATCAATCAAAGAACCAAAATCGATTGGTATAGCGCCTTTTGCTGCATTTACAAGTAAAATGTATCCAATTGAAAAGATGAAAATCGTAACGAAGAATTTAGCCGAAAACGGGTATAAAATTTATCTATTTGGTGGTGGAAAAACTGAAACAGACGAATTAAAAAGTTGGGAAAAATTCAATCATAATATCACTTCTTTAGCTGGAACCGTTTCTTTTGAAGAAGAATTACAAGCCATTGCAAAATTAGAAGCGATGATTTCAATGGATAGTGCAAACATGCATTTAGCTTCATTGATGGGAACACGCACAATTTCTATATGGGGAGGAACACATCCTTATGCAGGATTTTTGGGTTATGGTCAAGCTATGGAAGATGTGATTCAGGATGAAACGTTAAAATGTCGACCAACTTCTATCTTTGGCAAAGATCCAAAAGGTTTTGAAAATTTTGATTATTTTCAAAATTTAAGTGCAGAAGATGTTTATCTACAAATTGTTAAAAGACTAGAAAATCTATAATTAAAAAGCATCATTAAGATGCTTTTTCTATTTTTATAAGATATTAAAAATTATATGAAATATACATTTCTTATTGTTGCTTTATTCTCTAATTTTCTTTTTGCACAAGAACCAAAAGTTATCGTCATAACTATGGATGGAGTAAGGTGGAAAGAAGTTGTTCGTGGTGCTGATAAATACTTAATTAATCGTCCAAATTTTACCTCTTCAATGAATTATCATAAAGAAAAATATTTTGTTGAAGATTCTCTACAACGTAGAAAATTATTAATGCCTTTTACATGGAACTATATTGCAAAAAAAGGTGTTATTCTAGGAAACAGAGACGAAAAAAATCATGTCAATTTAACGAATAAACCACTTTGGTCGTATCCTGGTTATAATGAAATTATTACTGGAAAACATGATGATATTAACATTATTAACAACGATGATATTTTAAATCCTAATGTTTCAATTTTTGAATATGTAAATAACATTCCGACTTATAATCAAAAAGTTATGGTAGTTGGAAGCTGGAAAATGTTTACGTATATATTCAATCAGAATCGATCAAAGCTATTAATCAATTCTGGTTATCAACATAGTTTTAATCCAAAACCTACTGGAAAAGAACTTTATTTAAATAAATTACAAGATTTAACACCAAAACTTTGGCAAAACACTCGTTACGATATCTTTACACATGAATATGCGTTAGAAGCTATGAAAAATCAAAAACCTCATTTACTTTTTATAGGATATGGTGAGCCTGATGATTTTGGACATGATGAAGATTACGATCAATATATTACTTCAATAAACCGCAATGATAGAATGATTGAGGAATTATGGAATTATGTACAAAGCGATCCATTCTATAAAGATCAAACAACTATTATTGTAACAACTGATCACGGACGTGGAAATGGAAGACAATGGTCAGAACATTATGATGAAATTCTTGGATCAGACGAAGGTTTTATATTGATGATTGGAAATGGGATTAATCCTAAAAAATTCAAACAGAAACAAACTTATCTCAATCAAATTGCCTCTACAATTGCTGATTTAATGAAAGTAAAAACATGGAATTATAAGGATTCTGGAAAGTCGTTATTGAAGTAAGATTTGTCTGCTTTGAATATCCGATTCCAACGGTAAAATGCGGTCTCCAGCGTGTTTTTCTAACTGAAATAATTTATTCAAAACGGCACTTTCAGTAAACCAACGTTTTAACCTAAAAAATATTGGTAGATAATACTAATTATGTTTAGTAGATTACTTTTATTAGAGATTTACCTGTTTTAAGTGGCTTTTTAATATGTTTTTCATAAATTTTAATATTATTTATTTTGTTTTTAATTAAATATTGGATATTATTTTATATATTTATAAATATATAACACTTAAAAATACTACTTATGAAAAAACATTACTTAAAAACATTTTGTTTATTTTTACTTTCATTTATCGTTTTTAGTTGCTCTTCTGATGATAGTAAAAATGAAGATATTTCTCAAGCTGACGCAAATGCAAAGATTGAAAATTCAATTGTGGGTGGGAAAATTGCAAATATTAAAGACGGTAAGATTAATTTATTAGTATCAAAGGCATCTATTAATAAAGGTATAGAAAATCTTATAGATCCTGTTAATGAAAATAGTTTATCTTATAACGAATCTAAGATTATTAATATTGATAATTCATATTATTTAAGAAGTTTATCTGACAATGGTTTAGTAACAACAACCTTATTAGAAGAAAGTAATAATAATGGAAATATTTCTTTATTAGTTGGAGGTATTTCTTGTACAAGTAAAGCGTGTGCTGGTACTAACGGTTGTGTTCCAGCTGCAAATAAAAAATCTTGTACATCTTGTCTTGGTGATTGTACTAAAACCGTTACTTCTTTTGAACCTCAAGAATAATTTATAACACCTTTTATGTTAAGTAAAAACTCCCATCAAAAAATTTGATGGGAGTTTATATTTCTAACTTGTTTGTTCTTGATTAATGAGCTGATTCTCTATCTTTTGATCAATTTCTTTAAAGAATCCGAAACCTTTCAGAATGATAATTAGTCCAAAGATTAATAGACAAATACCAACTCCTTTTCGCACCATAAATACTTTTTGATCGGTAAAACGTTTCTGTAGCTTCCCTGCCAAAAATATTTTACCCAAATCTATTACAAAATAGGTCGTCAAAACAACGCCCATATACAGCATAAAATCTCTTGGATTTGGATATTGAATCATGATTGAAGAAACAATTACAAACCAAAAAACAATCACACCAATATTCAATAAATTCATGATAAATCCATTGATGAAAGTCCTCATATAATTATTGGTTACAAATCCTGCTTCACCTTCTATATGTAGTTTAGGTTTAGAGAAATACATAAAAATTCCATAAATCAAAACAAAGAAACCAGCAATGATATAGATGCGATAAAATCTAGGATGGCTTGTCACATAATCTGCAAAATCTTTGCTCCCAAAATAAGCAGCAGCAATACATAGAATATCCGCAGCTATTACTCCCAAATCCAATACTACAGCGGTTTTCCAGCTTCTTCGTAAACTTGTTTCGATAAGCAAAAAAAATACTGGTCCAATAAGGATTGTACTCAATAAAAAACCTATTAGTATGGCCGAAAATATTATTTCCATAACTTAATTAAGGTCTGCAAGATAAGTTTAAATTATGAAACTTAAGCATCAACCAATTCAAAATCTAATTGCTTCTTAATTAAATCTGCACTTAAAACTTTGATTCTAACTGGGCTTCCTAATTGATATTTAACTCGTGTACGTTTTCCAACTAAGGCATGATTTTTTTCATCAAAAACAAAATGATCACCTTTCATCGCACGCGATCTGATTAATCCTTCGCAACGAGTTTCTGGAATTTCAACGAATATTCCATAATCCTGAACTCCTGTAATAAACGCATCAAAAGTTTGACCTACGAATTGCTCCATGTATTTAACTTGCATGTATTTAATCGATTCTCTTTCGGCTTCTGCTGCAATTTTCTCACGAGAAGAACAATGTTTTGCCTTCTCTTCATAGGTAGAAGCTAATGGCGATTTTTTACCATCCAAATAATCTTGTAACAAACGGTGTGCAATCATATCTGGATAACGACGAATAGGCGACGTAAAATGAGTATAATAATCGAATGCTAAACCGTAATGTCCTATATTTTCTGTTGTATATTTAGCTTTTGCCATTGTTCGCATTGCCAAAGTCTCAACCATATTTTCTTCTGGTTTGCCTTTTACATCAGCTAACAATTTATTCATCGAATTGATGGTTGTTTTACGATCTCCAATTTCTAATTCGTAACCAAACTGACGAATAAAATTCTTTAAATCTAGTAACTTATCTGGGTTTGGATCATCGTGAATACGATAAATATAAGTATTCGAGTTCTCTTTGCCGTTTTTATCTAAACTAATAAATTCTGAAACTTTTCGGTTACATAACAACATGAATTCTTCAATTAGTTTATTCGAATCTTTCGAAATTTTAAAGAAAATTCCTTGTGGATTATGCGCTTGATCCAAATCGAATTTTACTTCAACTTTATCAAAGTTAACTGCTCCATGTTTCAATCGCTTTTGGCGCATTGTTTTCGCTAAACGGTCTAAAGCTAAAATCTCATCTTTAAAATCTCCATCTTCTCCTTCGATAATAGCTTGTGCTTCTTCGTATGTAAAACGTCTGTCCGAATGCGTTACAGTTCGACCAAACCACGTGTTTACAATCTTCGCATTGTCGTCCATTTCAAATACTCCTGAAAAGGTAAATTTATCTTCGTTTGGACGTAAAGAACAGGCAACATTCGACAAAACTTCTGGTAACATTGGTACTACTCTATCAACTAAATAAACAGAAGTTGCACGTTTGTAAGCTTCTTGCTCGATTAACGAACCTGGACGAACATAATGTGTGACATCGGCAATATGCACACCAATTTCCCAATTTCCATTATTCAATTTACGTATAGATAAAGCATCATCAAAATCTTTTGCATCCTTCGGATCAATCGTAAATGTTGTTACATTTCGCATATCTCGGCGACGGGCAACTTCATTTTCTCCGATAGTTGTATCCAACTGATTTGCTTCTTCCTCTACTTCTTCCGGAAATTTAGCTGGTAAATCATATTCAAATAAAATTGCATGAATTTCAACATCTGTATCGTCTGGATTTCCTAAAACTTTAGAAACTTCTCCAAACGGAGAATTAGAACCTTCTGGCCAATTCGTTAAACGAACCACAACTTTTTCTCCTGATTGAGCTCCATTAATACGCTCTTTTGGAATAAAAAAATCGTGATTTCCATTTTGCATCGTTACAAATCCAAAATTTCCGTTTTTTCCTAATTCGAAAATTCCAGTAAATTCTGTTTTATTACGTTCTACAATTTCAACAATTTCACCTTCTGCACGAGAAGAATTTTTGTTCTTTTTAGGATAAACATAAACACGAACTGTGTCGCCCTTTAAGGCATTTTTTGTTTTTCCTTTTTGTACAAAAACATCTTGTTCCAAACCATCAATCACAATGTAAGCACTTCCCGAAGAAGTTAAATCGGCAATTCCAACCATATAATCATTGGTTGCATTAATCTTGTATTTTCCTCTTTCGACTTCAGTTATTTTTTTATCAGCTAATAAAACATTCAAATTTTTGATTAATAATTCGACATCAATTCGATTCGTTAAATTTAAAGCTGCTGCGATTTGTTTGTAATTTAAAGGTTTATTTGGATTTTGAAATAAAACTTCGATGATAGACTTCGTAAACTTTGTTATGTTTTTGTCTTTTTTCGCCTTTGTATTTTTAAAATTTTTTCTTGGCATAATTTGTTTTCTGTAAAATCTCTTGATTTATTTTCGAGATTTATTTTAAAATAGTTAATAAATAAACATCTTAATTCATTGATTATTAATTCAGTTTTAATAACTATTGATAAGATGTTAATAAACAACATAACCACTGCAAAGGTAATATATCCTTTTTCTAAAATAACAATTTACAGCCAATTCTATGTTACATAAAAGATAAGATTACTTTTAACACTTCGATTTATTGCGAAAATTGAGCCAAAAAAGTTATTTTTGACAAGATTATTAATTGAATGGATACTAAACCTTTATATCAAACTTATTTGATTAATTTAGATCGTGCAGAAGAACGATTGAAATTAATGCAAAACGAATTCGATAAATGTGCTGTTTCATACGAAAGAATTTCTGCTGTAGATGCTAAAACCATGGATGTTACTACTTATAAAGTGGATAACAAATATGATCGTGATTTGGTTCCTGGAGAAATTGGTTGTTATTTAAGTCATGTCAAAACATTAGAAGTTTTCTTGGCTTCCAAAAACGAATTTGCCGTTATTATTGAAGATGACGCCATAATGGCGGATGATTTTAAATCTGTTATAGAGAACTCTCTTTCGATGTATCACCAACTTCCCAAAAAACATCAATGGGATGTTCTGAAGTTATTTAACGGAAAAAGAAAACACATTAAGATAGCAGAAATAGACGAAAAACATATTTTGGCGGCTTGCGGAACAAGTATTCCGATTACAACGATTGCTGCGATTTGGACTCGTTTTGCTGCAGAAAAATTTTTAGCCAAAATTAAAAATCCTTTACCAACAATCAAACGACCTATTGACTGTGATTTGCAACATGCGTGGGAATTTGATTTAAGAATTTATAATATTCTTCCATCACTTGTTAAACCTGCGCCAGTAGAAACTCAAATTCAAATTGATAGATCGTTAAGAAAATCAAAATTTCCAAGACAATTGATTTATGAAGTAAATCGAATTTTTCCCAAATATCTCTATTTAATTAAGCATCATGGTTTCAGAAATTTTTATGATAGTTTTATCGCAAAGAAAAACAAACGCATTTCTTAATTAACAATCAGCATCAATCATATAACATTTAAAAACAATAAATTAACAATGCTTATCAACAGTTATAAACAATGTTAATGCTATCTTAAAACCTAAAAAAAGCAGTTTCAACTTAAGAAACTGCTTTTTCTATTTATAGTAATTCGATACTTTCCTCTTTTAATTTTTCTTTTACTTTACCATCCCAAATACTAGCTTGTACTTCGCCGATGTGACGCGACTTTAACATAAACATACACAAACGAGATTGACCAATTCCTCCTCCTATGGATTCTGTTAATTGATCGTCTAATAACATCGAGTGAAATAATAAGTTTTTACGGTCTGTTGAGTTTCTAATCTCCAGTTGTTTAGTCAATGCTTTTTTATCTACACGAACTCCCATCGAAGAAAGTTCAAAAGCAGTTTCCAAAATTGGGTTCCATACTAAAATATCACCGTTCAAACCTTTAAAACCTTCGCTATTTTCAGTACTCCAATCATCATAATCTGCAGCGCGCGAATCGTGTAATTCTCCGTTACTTAGTTCACCTCCAATCCCATAAATAAACACCGCTCCAAATTCCTTACAAATTGCATTTTCTCGCTGTTTAGGAGTAAATGTTGGGTATTTTTGTAACAAATCTTCTGATGAAATAAACGTAATTTTATCTGGTAAAATTGCTTTTAAGCGAGGATACTTAGCCTCTACACCTTGTTCTGTTTCTTTAATTACTTTGTAAATAGATTCAACTGTTTGGAAAAGATAAGCTAACTGACGGTCTTGAGGAACAATTACTTTTTCCCAATCCCATTGATCCACATAAATAGAATGTATTGGCGAATAATCTTCATCAGGGCGTAATGCGCGCATATCTGTTATAATTCCTTCTCCTGGTTCTATCTCCAACTCTTTCAAACGAATACGTTTCCATTTAGCCAAAGAATGTACAACTACAGCATGCTGATCATTTAAAGATTTAATCGGAAATTTTACAGGTCTTTCGATACTATTCAAATCATCATTAATTCCTGTACCATCCAAAACTACCAATGGTCCTGACACAGGAATTATGTTTAATTCTTTTTGTAATCCTTTAGAGAATTCTTCTTTAACATAAGAAATTGCTTGTTCTCGAAGTAATAATGCTCTGCTCATCTTTTAATCTTTAAATTCTTTCTGGGTGTAAAAATAGAACAGCTTTTTATATAAAATTTACTATTGACTTAAATTAGTTTAAAAATAGTTAATTACAAATGTAATTTATTAATTATTATTTAATATTTAAACTTATAAATTATTTTAGGTTTAATATTTAAAATAAAAATCTATCAACTCTTACGAATTGACCGATTTTTTATCTTATATGTACCTATATAAAATTATCCGTTACAAGAACACGCTATTTTATCTACACGTCCTTGGTGTCTACCACCTTCAAATTCTGTTGCTAAAAATGTATTCACAATTTCTTCTGCATATTCATACGCAATAAAACGAGCAGGCAAAGTCAATACATTTGCATTATTGTGTTGACGAGCCAAACGAGCTATATCCGTCATCCAACACAATGCAGCACGAATTCCTTGGTGTTTATTTGCAGTTATGGTAACGCCTTGCGCACTACCACAAATCAAAATTCCGAAATCTGCTTTTCCATCTTCTACAGCTTGTGCCGTTGGATGTGCAAAATCAGGGTAATCAACACTTGCTGTTGAGAACGTTCCAAAATCCTCAACCTCAAATCCTTGACTTGTTAAAAAGGGTACTAATTTCTCCTTATAATCGAACCCAGCATGGTCCGCTCCGATTGCAATTTTCATTTAATTAACAGGTGTTTTTTGTTTTTTGTTTTAAATAATTGTAAATCAAACGTTAAGTAAAAGTAACAACTTGTTAAAAGATGATTGAATAAAACTAATAACTTTTCGACACAAAAATTTGGAAATCTGATTCAAAAAATCAATTAGAAATAAATCAATACAAGTCAAGTGAAAGTTTTCATTTTGGCACAAAAGATTTGCACACGGTTATTGATAGTTTTCACAAAACTTCTTTTTAACAAAAGTTGTTTATCAACCAAAATGATTAATTGTTGATAGCTGATCTAACTCTTTCATTACAAAACAAAATTACGAATAATAGCTTGTTAATTGCTATTAAATAAAATTTATCTCACTTTAGTTATCCACATATTAACAGTGCTAATAGTAGTAACATTTTTCTTTTTTTTAAAATTTAAAAATTAATTAATCTATTATAATATATATGAATTGTTAATAGTTGAAAATTGTATTGAATGATTTTAAGTGCGAAAATGAAACTTTGATTACTTTTGTGAAGTACAAATTTCAAAAGCAAAAAATGAAAACAATCAACGACTACAATTTCGAAAATAAAAAAGCATTAATCCGTGTAGATTTCAATGTTCCACAAGACGAAAACTTAAATGTTACCGATGATACACGAATTAGAGCTGCCAAACCAACGATCGATAGGGTATTGAAAGATGGTGGAGCAGTTGTCTTAATGAGTCATCTGGGACGTCCAAAAGGAGAATTCAATGATAAATATTCATTAAAACACATTGCCTCTAAAGTTTCAGAAATTCTTGGCGTTGATGTAATTGTTGCAAATGACGTTATTGGCGATGATGCAAAACAAAAAGTTAATAATCTAAAATCAGGCCAAGTTGTATTATTAGAAAACGTCCGTTTCCACAAAGAAGAAGAAGCTGGTGACAAAGATTTTGCACAAGCTTTGGCTCAATTTGGAGATATTTACGTGAATGATGCTTTCGGAACAGCACATCGTGCACATGCTTCTACAGCAATTATTGCAGATTTTTTCCCAGAAAATAAATGTTTTGGTTTGTTAATGGAACAAGAGTTAACAGCTATTAACAAAGTGTTAGCTGATGGTGAAAAACCTGTAACAGCGATACTTGGAGGAGCTAAAGTGTCTTCTAAAATTACAATTATCAACAATATTTTACCAGTTATTGATAACTTGATTATTGGTGGAGGAATGACATATACTTTCGTTAAAGCGAATGGAGGAAAAATTGGAAATTCGTTGGTTGAAGACGATAAATTAGATTTAGCGAAAGAAATTTTAGCTGAATGTGAAAAACATAACGTAAAAGTATATTTGCCAATCGATAATTTGATTGCTGATAATTTTAGTAACGAAGCGAATACACAAGTGACAAAAGTTGGTGAGATTCCTGATGGATGGATGGGAATGGATGTTGCTGATGAAACAATCAAACAAAATGCAGAAGTGATTAAAAATTCGAAAACAATACTTTGGAATGGTCCTTTAGGTGTTTTTGAAATGTCAAATTTCGCAAAAGGAACGGTTGCTTTAGGTGATGCAATTGCAGAAGCTACAGCAAATGGCGCTTTCTCTTTAGTTGGCGGAGGAGATTCTGTTGCTTTCGTAAAACAATTTGGTTACGACAACAAAGTGAGTTACGTTTCAACTGGAGGTGGTGCAATGTTAGAATCACTTGAAGGTAAAGAATTACCAGGAGTTGCTGCAATTCTAAATTAAGAAACAACATTTTTTCAACATAAATAAAAGTCGAGCTTTTGCTCGGCTTTTTTTATGTTTTTGAATTCATTGAACTTTACTTTTTCATGAGTAGCTTCTTCACTTTACTATCGTTTCGTTCAGAATAATATTTTTTTGAATGACATTAAATTTCTGACATTTCAAAGTATTGAGAAATCTCAACATCTTTTCACAATGTGATTCTAAAAAAAATCAGTTTTGATAATTGTTGATAGTAATATATTTATAATGAATAAATTAACTACTTTTTAACTGAGTTATCAAATAATTGTTTGTAAGATAGAATTATACTATTTTGTTAATAGTAAATGATTGTATTTAAATAAATTAAAAGCTTATAAACGTAGTTTATTAAAACTTGTGAATAAGTCATTTTTTTGAATTTAAATAAGTCAATTATACTAAAATTGTTAATTATAAATTATTCATTTTAAATGAATTAAAAAGTAATTAAGATAGTTTATCAAAAAATGTTGAAATTGAAATATAACTACAATTAGCTATTTTATTTGAAATAAAGCTTTGTTATATTCGTAATGAACTAATTTTCAGTTTATGAATGAATTTAACCAACGCCTAAACGAAGTAGAAAATCATTTGAATCATAACGATCTCGATTTGGGATATCGACGCTTGATTGATTGTGTCTTGGATTTGGATAAAATATCTTTTTACAAAGAGATTATTTCGTATTCAGATTTATATTACGACGAAAAATCAACCAACGATCATAAAAAAACTAAGGCATTAGAACTTGTTGAAAAGTTAAAACAAGCGACTCCTCCAGCTTATCAAAATGAGGAAATTTTGATTTCAACGAACAATGTTGAAAAAGCATATCATCGTCGAAATTTTAAACTTCATCCCATAACATTTGATCTCAAATCGAGAGAAGTTGTTGGTTTGGTTGGTGAAAATGGAAATGGAAAAACGACTTTATTGCGTTTGATTTGTGGCGAACTAAAACCGACTGCTGGTGATATCAATTACCAATTTTCTACAGCAAAATCGTTTAGTTACGAACTGAAAACGAAGTTAGTTTATGTACCGCAACGTATCGAAGTTTTGTACGGTTCGTTGATGGAAAATCTGCAATTTACATTAAGCTGTTATGATATTTATAGCGAAGAAAATTGGTTGTTGGCCAATGTAATGTTGGCTCGTTTGGGACTTTGGTCTTACAAAGATTTGCAATGGCGACAATTGTCGTCTGGTTATAAAATGAG
This portion of the Empedobacter stercoris genome encodes:
- a CDS encoding glycosyltransferase family 25 protein codes for the protein MDTKPLYQTYLINLDRAEERLKLMQNEFDKCAVSYERISAVDAKTMDVTTYKVDNKYDRDLVPGEIGCYLSHVKTLEVFLASKNEFAVIIEDDAIMADDFKSVIENSLSMYHQLPKKHQWDVLKLFNGKRKHIKIAEIDEKHILAACGTSIPITTIAAIWTRFAAEKFLAKIKNPLPTIKRPIDCDLQHAWEFDLRIYNILPSLVKPAPVETQIQIDRSLRKSKFPRQLIYEVNRIFPKYLYLIKHHGFRNFYDSFIAKKNKRIS
- a CDS encoding LysE family translocator, coding for MEIIFSAILIGFLLSTILIGPVFFLLIETSLRRSWKTAVVLDLGVIAADILCIAAAYFGSKDFADYVTSHPRFYRIYIIAGFFVLIYGIFMYFSKPKLHIEGEAGFVTNNYMRTFINGFIMNLLNIGVIVFWFVIVSSIMIQYPNPRDFMLYMGVVLTTYFVIDLGKIFLAGKLQKRFTDQKVFMVRKGVGICLLIFGLIIILKGFGFFKEIDQKIENQLINQEQTS
- a CDS encoding ABC transporter ATP-binding protein; translated protein: MNEFNQRLNEVENHLNHNDLDLGYRRLIDCVLDLDKISFYKEIISYSDLYYDEKSTNDHKKTKALELVEKLKQATPPAYQNEEILISTNNVEKAYHRRNFKLHPITFDLKSREVVGLVGENGNGKTTLLRLICGELKPTAGDINYQFSTAKSFSYELKTKLVYVPQRIEVLYGSLMENLQFTLSCYDIYSEENWLLANVMLARLGLWSYKDLQWRQLSSGYKMRFELARTLLRRPKVLLLDEPLANLDILAQQIILEDLKFLSQSIRNPFGVILSSQQLYEVEKVSTEVLFLEQGKLKIQGDTNDLEGEFTIVEIDVDNTKEELLTALSGIEIKQIKFNGGSYIAYFDKGISINNILSEIGKSTLKVKYIRDISKSSRRFFVN
- a CDS encoding phosphoglycerate kinase, giving the protein MKTINDYNFENKKALIRVDFNVPQDENLNVTDDTRIRAAKPTIDRVLKDGGAVVLMSHLGRPKGEFNDKYSLKHIASKVSEILGVDVIVANDVIGDDAKQKVNNLKSGQVVLLENVRFHKEEEAGDKDFAQALAQFGDIYVNDAFGTAHRAHASTAIIADFFPENKCFGLLMEQELTAINKVLADGEKPVTAILGGAKVSSKITIINNILPVIDNLIIGGGMTYTFVKANGGKIGNSLVEDDKLDLAKEILAECEKHNVKVYLPIDNLIADNFSNEANTQVTKVGEIPDGWMGMDVADETIKQNAEVIKNSKTILWNGPLGVFEMSNFAKGTVALGDAIAEATANGAFSLVGGGDSVAFVKQFGYDNKVSYVSTGGGAMLESLEGKELPGVAAILN
- the rnr gene encoding ribonuclease R; translation: MPRKNFKNTKAKKDKNITKFTKSIIEVLFQNPNKPLNYKQIAAALNLTNRIDVELLIKNLNVLLADKKITEVERGKYKINATNDYMVGIADLTSSGSAYIVIDGLEQDVFVQKGKTKNALKGDTVRVYVYPKKNKNSSRAEGEIVEIVERNKTEFTGIFELGKNGNFGFVTMQNGNHDFFIPKERINGAQSGEKVVVRLTNWPEGSNSPFGEVSKVLGNPDDTDVEIHAILFEYDLPAKFPEEVEEEANQLDTTIGENEVARRRDMRNVTTFTIDPKDAKDFDDALSIRKLNNGNWEIGVHIADVTHYVRPGSLIEQEAYKRATSVYLVDRVVPMLPEVLSNVACSLRPNEDKFTFSGVFEMDDNAKIVNTWFGRTVTHSDRRFTYEEAQAIIEGEDGDFKDEILALDRLAKTMRQKRLKHGAVNFDKVEVKFDLDQAHNPQGIFFKISKDSNKLIEEFMLLCNRKVSEFISLDKNGKENSNTYIYRIHDDPNPDKLLDLKNFIRQFGYELEIGDRKTTINSMNKLLADVKGKPEENMVETLAMRTMAKAKYTTENIGHYGLAFDYYTHFTSPIRRYPDMIAHRLLQDYLDGKKSPLASTYEEKAKHCSSREKIAAEAERESIKYMQVKYMEQFVGQTFDAFITGVQDYGIFVEIPETRCEGLIRSRAMKGDHFVFDEKNHALVGKRTRVKYQLGSPVRIKVLSADLIKKQLDFELVDA
- a CDS encoding glycosyltransferase family 9 protein, with product MEKTNRKKLLVLRFSALGDVTMIAPILQEFIQQNPNIEVYVASRPFMGNIFKQFPQIKFIPVDLNNKYKGFFSLFKLYHDLKKHNFDYVADFHNVIRSKIITALFRLNGTKTATLDKGRAEKKALVHQENRVFKQLKLTTERYADVLRQLGFKLNLTHHIKPKSIKEPKSIGIAPFAAFTSKMYPIEKMKIVTKNLAENGYKIYLFGGGKTETDELKSWEKFNHNITSLAGTVSFEEELQAIAKLEAMISMDSANMHLASLMGTRTISIWGGTHPYAGFLGYGQAMEDVIQDETLKCRPTSIFGKDPKGFENFDYFQNLSAEDVYLQIVKRLENL
- the rpiB gene encoding ribose 5-phosphate isomerase B, with amino-acid sequence MKIAIGADHAGFDYKEKLVPFLTSQGFEVEDFGTFSTASVDYPDFAHPTAQAVEDGKADFGILICGSAQGVTITANKHQGIRAALCWMTDIARLARQHNNANVLTLPARFIAYEYAEEIVNTFLATEFEGGRHQGRVDKIACSCNG
- a CDS encoding alkaline phosphatase family protein, producing the protein MKYTFLIVALFSNFLFAQEPKVIVITMDGVRWKEVVRGADKYLINRPNFTSSMNYHKEKYFVEDSLQRRKLLMPFTWNYIAKKGVILGNRDEKNHVNLTNKPLWSYPGYNEIITGKHDDINIINNDDILNPNVSIFEYVNNIPTYNQKVMVVGSWKMFTYIFNQNRSKLLINSGYQHSFNPKPTGKELYLNKLQDLTPKLWQNTRYDIFTHEYALEAMKNQKPHLLFIGYGEPDDFGHDEDYDQYITSINRNDRMIEELWNYVQSDPFYKDQTTIIVTTDHGRGNGRQWSEHYDEILGSDEGFILMIGNGINPKKFKQKQTYLNQIASTIADLMKVKTWNYKDSGKSLLK
- the asnA gene encoding aspartate--ammonia ligase; the encoded protein is MSRALLLREQAISYVKEEFSKGLQKELNIIPVSGPLVVLDGTGINDDLNSIERPVKFPIKSLNDQHAVVVHSLAKWKRIRLKELEIEPGEGIITDMRALRPDEDYSPIHSIYVDQWDWEKVIVPQDRQLAYLFQTVESIYKVIKETEQGVEAKYPRLKAILPDKITFISSEDLLQKYPTFTPKQRENAICKEFGAVFIYGIGGELSNGELHDSRAADYDDWSTENSEGFKGLNGDILVWNPILETAFELSSMGVRVDKKALTKQLEIRNSTDRKNLLFHSMLLDDQLTESIGGGIGQSRLCMFMLKSRHIGEVQASIWDGKVKEKLKEESIELL